In Lathyrus oleraceus cultivar Zhongwan6 chromosome 2, CAAS_Psat_ZW6_1.0, whole genome shotgun sequence, the DNA window CAAGATTGTGTTGGCACAGATTGTACATTCAGTAATGGTTGGGAGAAACCACCATAGTATGATTTATTAGGATAACACATTGCAGGCTTCCATGAAAACTGTGGAGGAAAACTTTGATAACTGTTATCAAATGTTTCATCATATGATCCAACGTTCAAGTTTTTGTCAGGTGAAGTTGAAGAGATATCAGAAGAATTTGATCCAAAGGTCAAGACATTACTCATTTGAGAATAATGTAAGACATCTAAAGGAAAATTAGTGAATTTGTTCTTCCGGCGACCTGCTCCTACAAGCATCTTTCTGGCGGTTCCTCCGGAAGTCCAGTATCTCTGGCAGTTTCTGCAGAAGTGCCTGGGCTGTTTGGCTTTGAAGTTGTTGTAGTAGCGGAATTTTGTGTCCATGCTCTTGCATCTTGGACATGGAACAGTTATGTCTGGTTTATTTGGAGATTTGTCTTGTGACATATCAATTTGATCATCTAGTTTTGTGGAATTCTGTTGGGAAGAATCATTGGTAAAGACATCAGTGTTGTGTGTTAGGAATATGGTTCTCCCAAAAAGCTTTATGGTTGAAACATTAATCATCTCAGACATTTTTAGAACAAACAATGGATAAAGAAGAGTTATAGAGAAAGAGAAAGGGAGGTACAATGGTTTGTGTGTTTGACTGAAGAGGTTTTATAAAGGGAAAAAGTTGAAATGGCATATCAGAAAAGGGAAAGTTTTACGAGCAAAAAGTTGTTTTAGCCTACGATGTTTTAGTTTGCAGTTGCCAATTAGACTTACACGCGTTATTATGAAGATAGTGAAGATATCTTCTGTCATACCACTTTCTCATCCATGTCACTTTCCTTCTCAGCTTTTGCCTTTATGTCAAATAACATAAATATATGCCTTGGTGCCAGAGTTGGTAACATAAAATGTCACAAATTGATTGGTTAAGAGATTTGTCTTTCGCATCATGTCATTAAAAAGTCTAATTCTTTATTGTGATAGTATAGTTTTTATTAAGAAACCAATACTGAATTCAAGATTGGAAGAATTCTATGAGGGGATCAATAACAACTATGAAATATATTGTTACCTCCACTATAAACTATTGTGAGGTTGATGTATTCAATAGTTACTTGACTAACAAATAACCAATTCAGCCAATTTTTAAACTGAACTGTAACATAATTTAACCATCAATAATTTCAAGAGCTTTGTCATGTTGTTCATCTACAAGCTTAAATATCTCCCACAAGTTACAATGGTATATGTCTAGCATCTTCAACTTAAGTAAGAGAGTATGAAATGGTTGAGGATGCAGAGATTTACCGAAAAAGTTTGCTATTGATCCTTGGATTTGATAGATAGAAGCTTCATGACTCATGCTCTTTGTTTCTTCCTTACAATTGACAATTTATTTCAAGGTGTTTGGTTCTTTCATGGAACACAGGGTTAGTTACAATATATAAGGCACTTTGATTATCACAATAGAAAACTAGATGTTTTAATGCATTTGACTTTAAGTTTTTTCTTGAAATAAAGCAGCCATTACAATTCACATGTTGCAGTTGTAAGTGCACGTACGATACTTCACTTCAAATGACGATCTTGAAACATTAACTAAAAATGTACCTTCGTGTATTAATACATTCCACTTCAAATGACGATCTTGAAACATTAACTAAAAATGTACCTTCGTGTATCAATACATTCTGCCTAGTTTGCATTAGAGGATCCATAAAGTTAGATTGTTGAATCattaaaaaatattatgcctTGACCTAGACATTAAAGTGAGCAATGGTATGACTAGATAGAAATTGATTCAACTGTTGTGCGCAAAAGGATATTTGGTCTTGTTGCAGTCAAATATAAGAACATGCCTACAAGTCTTCTATAAGAAGGTCCATCTTGATAAGGATCATTGGAATCTTGATGCTAGTTTGATTGTATGGTCAAAAGGGGTTGAAATATATATATGAAATATAACAAATAAAATTAGTTAATGGAATGTAAAGACTAATTATTATATTTCATATTTTAATATTAGAACTTGATTAATATCATGTATTTTATTGATTATCAAAGTAGTAAATTTGgttaataatttaaaaataaattatatgaTTAATAACATATATCTTGGCACAATAATAAAAGTGGTTAATAATAAACCTTATATTTATGTTAAAGAAATTTAAAAATtgtaatattttttataaatattattatttttatttaaattaaaaaaaatactatTCACCCTATTTATAAACAGTAAATACGATGTAGGTGTAAAGTTTGAGTCAAAATAATATTACTCATATTAGATTGATGGTTTTTTATTGTACGATAATGCAAAACTATTTtatataattaataatttttattaaacTCTTTTTTATTGTGGCGTGATTTttttcaataataataattcataTTAATGTTGTAAAAATAACTCAAATTTATATTGCAAAAACAACTAAAAGTTTTGTATATCAAATACAAGCATGTCGGTCAAATAAAAGAAGTATAATAATCCATTAAGGAGACCAAAGAGTAGTTTTCCTCGTCTAGAACGGTGTCCACGATGGGTAAAGATGTTTGTGCAAAGATGTTTGTGTAAAAGCGAAAGTCATATTCTTCTTCTTTACTTCATAGGCAATCTACTTCACCTTCTCGACCAGAGTGTCAGAATATTCAAAAGAATCCACAATGACCTCTATATCCAACAATTCAAAAGCGCCTAGGATTTCCTCTAAGTACCAGCCATGCTGAATAGTAAGAGCAGCAATCTATACCTTGAGCATTTCCCTCTCTTGTCGAAGATGGTCAAATAAGAAGACTTTCTCCTATCCGGAAACCTTGAGCGCTGATAATTTTTCGACAAGTGTAGTGATAGTGTCGCAGTAATAAAAAGACCGAATCCATCGGAACTGTGCTCTAACAAGAAAAAATGTGTGCATTatataaaaactagtaaaaatgaGGAATTTTCGAGTTGCAATATGAAAAGTAAATAAGAGTTTAAACAAAATTACAAAAGCGGTCAGGTTGTGTTTATAATCCCCTATTTCTCTActgttgatgtttgatgccttgtatgaatgatCTTATCACTATAACCCCACGACTAATTAACAAACACGTTATAAccgatccctcacgaaataactcactagTCACAACTCAGAGCTTAATATTCCTAATCCACTAGCGTAATCAGGATTAGGCAATCAACATAACATTAATTTCCCATGCCATtactcggggtctcctattcTTATTCAACCAACGTAAGTACAAGAATTGCCTTATGTCTAACACATAGGTTAAgggtcagtattccctatgttccaaaaatcaattcaaaagagtatctcacataaaaatcattaagaacaataagcaattgaatgacattatagggcaaaaggttcatacaaagtcaaatcaacatattaCCCAACAATAATGAAATAAGTTCATCATAACACAATGTAACCTAGAGTAGCTTAACTACTCATAATTCAGATTACAATACCATAATTGATACATGAAAATAACATATGTATTTCCTTGAAGTAATGGCCTTAAATTGTCCTAAAAATCTCCTTTGATTCTCTCCAAATCGTGTTTTGCTCTCCAAAATTTGTAACCCTTATCAAAGTGAAAAAATTCCACTTAAAGAGAGCTCGGAATGGATCAATTGCATCAGAAAAATGGGCCATCGTGCACTTGATCACTTGCATCACGTGGGCGATGCAACTTTTATGGTCATATCGTGTGTGCGATGGTGCATGTGATTTTTCCCGAAAGTTGCACTATTTTTCTCCCCTTTTCACCCAAAATCTCAATAAATCCACAATCTTCACACTTAACTATTTTTTCTCATTAtttggtctttcttcttcattttagcTCATCTTTCACTTATTTTGATCTGATTCTTCGACTAAATTCATGCAATGACGGACTGTCATCACAATCCCAAACTTGAATTGTTGCTTATCCTCAAGTAACTCGATTGCAACTACACATTTCAATAGAAAACATGTCGCACAATAACAATCGAACATCACCAAATTAAAGATTTCTTTTACTTGACCATCGTCCTAGCTTCCAACTTCTATCTGACAAATTCAGAAAAGTCCTCAAACATTAACGAGTACTCAACATGTCCCGCAGCTTCCAACTTCTATCTGACAAATCAATTATGCACAATAACAATCGAACATCACCAGATTAAAATTTTCTTTTACTTGACCATCGTTCTAGCTTCCATCTTCTATCTGACAAATTCAGAAAAGTCCTCAAACATTAACGAGGAAAAAATTTCTTTTACTTGACCATCCTTCTAGCTTCCAACTTTTATCTGACAAATCAATTATGCTTAGCTTAATCATGTTCTAAAATAGTTCATCACAGAAATCACAACACACACATTAGAGGTCTTTTCAAGTTGTAACCTATTTTATGTTTGTGTAGGATATTTTTAGGAAAGTAAGTTTAAATCTTTGGAGTTAGGTGTCTAGTTCTCCTTTTATCATCATACCTCTTTGTTCCTTTTTGTCGGTACATGAGATTTGTTTGTCCTTCTTATAATTACATTCTTTTTTTTTAAGAAGTGTCTTTTTCCACTTCTtatttcctcattattttttatattttggCCAATTTACTcagtaccccaaccccaaacttaaaacttttCTCACATCAAAGAGAAAccccaaacttaatctttttcataTACTCTAGGAATTATACTTCTACCTAACTCTAAAAAGCGGGTGGAAAAAAAAGATATTTCAAGTCATATAGCTAAGAATTTAGGCTACGTCACCGAAAGAAAGGCTAAAGTTCAAAGTGATTAGCAATAGATATACCTATTACACATGGTGGTTTAAAAATGCTCAAAGTTATAAATAAAAATCTACCTCAGTGTGTATCAGTTAAACCAGATGAACTTAATCGGAAATAGATCAAACCAGATAAAGTAATAATGCATGGATACATTCGTAAAGAAAGAAAATTGAACAATCGAatttatttggctcaaacctGACTAGATGAGGTATTTATAGGTTGAGTACAAGTCCtttgattcttttctcatcctccaCCTTCAAGTTTCTAGTTGCTATTGTGATGATCAAGTTTATTTTGGATTATATGTTCAATGGTAAAGTTCTAAACTTGCAAATATGAAGAAAAAACAGCTACAAACTTATTTATTTAAGAAATCACGGATCATCATGGAAGGGTTATGCTCGAGTAGCTACTTCCTCTTATGGAAGGTCTCGaataaaaataaagtaaattctgcaaaacaaaacaaaagctGGTTAAAACCGATGTGTTGCCTCCCATCCATCACTTCTTTTCCGTTATTAGCTTGACGTTGCATGCTTAAAACACGTCAGGTGCAAGGGATACCCTCTCGCCGGTCAAATCTCTTATTATCACTCTTTTGTGAACCTTACTACCTTTTGTTTCCAATTGGTAGCATATCTCTAGATCCTCCATATATGGTATCCATTCATACACTTTAAAACCCACATTTGCTTTGTTAAATTTCAAAACAAGTTCACTTGTCTCCACATCTATTTGTTCCTTCCTGGTTTCCAAGAATGGGAGACCGAGAATAACAGACCCTCATAAATCTCATATCATGTCAATCACCACAAAATATGCAGGGAAGGTCAAACCATCGACATAAACTAACACGTCTTGTACAATACCAAGCGGATGTGTAATAGATGAATCAACTAAAGTGGGAGTCATATTTCTAGGTGTGATCTCCCCTATCTTCAATTCCTTAAATTTTTTCAACGGCATGACATTGATGCTCGACCCTAAATCAGATAAATCAAGTGGGATCTTTGCCCCACCAATGGTAAAAGTAATGGTGAACTTTCCTAGATCCTTCATCTTTGGCGGCAATGCTTGAGGTTCTACCATCTCCTCTTTCTCTGTCATGTTCACCTGTTCTTTTGTCAACTTCTGCTTTTTACCCTTCAACAATGCCTGTATAAAGTTAGCAAACTTGGGAATTAATTATAAAACCTCATGAAATGAGATACTTGAAGTGTTTTCAACatttatttaaaattttcaaacattcatGCCTCTTCTTCATGTACCTGTTTCTTCTTAATGACGGGGTATCATGGTTTTATGTAATCCGGTAATTCTGGATTTGGATCACTCAAGACTTGCTTCTTTGTTATCCTCCAATGGGAGTTTTTATCTATTAGTTCATCAATGATGACTCCTTTTTCCTATAGGTTACCTTGATTATTACTCTCCTTTTTTCCAATCACATCTTCTTCTTTCTCAATTACACCCTCTTTAATTACTTCATTTTTACCCTTTTTCGGTAATCACCCCAAAATCTGTTTCCACAACCTTGCATGATTCATTCTTAGGATTATCGACAGTGTTACCTGCAAATCCTCCACTCGAGCTTGGCAAAGCAGCTATTTGTCTGGATAACTGACCAATCTATATCTCCAAATTTTCGATTGAGGTATCATGGTTTATACTCATCATTTCATGGTTCTCATTTGGATGATCAAAGCTActttaagtgactttgatgaaaTTTTGCAAGGTCTCTTCCAACTGTGAAGGTTTCCTTTGAAATGGAGCTTGTTGGCCTTGTTGTATACCTTGGTTAGCACTTGAATTTTGATTATTGCTCCAACGGAAATTTGGGCAATCTTTCCAACCCGGATTGTAGGTGTTGGAATACAGGTTGTTCTTCTAAAAATTATAAAATTGGACTTCCTCACTTCACCCTTCCAAAGAGCACCTTCCTTTTGCATGTTCTCCTCCATAAAAATCACAGCTAAGTGTTTGTACCTGGCTCACATTAGCTTTACCTAAGTTGTTTTCAGCTATCTTTTTATTTGATAATTCAATTTGAGCTAAAAGAGCAGTGTGGGTATCAACAATTAACATGCCTTTAGGCGTGCCCATAATTTCTATTTTTGTCGACCTTTAGCTTTTTAAATGGTACACATTCATACACATCTTCTCAATAAGGTCTTTCATTTGTGGTTCAGTCAATTATCAGATGGTGCCTCCCGCGAAAGCATCCAACAACATACATGTTTGACTCTTGAGACCATTAATGAAATTTTCCATCTGCTCCATATTATTCATATTATGATCCGGGCATCTGCATAACAAAAGTTTGAATCTTTCCCATGAGTCATAAAGTGACTTAGTTTCTTGCTACtcaaaattcataatttttgCTCGACGCTCGGTAAATTGAGTAGTAATGAAGATTTTTTTTTAAGAATTTATCCTTTAATTCCTTCCAAGTTAGAATTGTTCCATTTGGAAGGCAAAGTAACCAATCCTTAGCCCTTCCAATTAATGAGAACCGAACAACCTCAATTTAACCTGGTATTTAGTGACATCTGTTGGTTTGCACATTGAAGTTGTTTCATAGAAGCGTGCGAGATGCTCCCACGGGTCTCTAATCGCGTTCCAGAAGAACGGATTGTCACATAAACCTGAAAGCACAAAGTTCTTAATATCAATGTTAGCAGGGTCTTCCGGTACAAACACCCTCGAAACCTGCCCTTTACAGGTTCATTTCCAGTAATCCCTCATAGTTTGGGGTGGTAAAGATGCCATGGTGACTTCTTCTTCAGGGCCAGAAGAAATCAGAGGTTGATGTTCAACTAAGATTCCTTGAGCTATATTTCCTTCCCTGACAGCTATTCTGATAGCACGTCCAGTCCTTTCAATTTATGGATCAAACGATGTCAACGCTGATCCTGAGCTACGTATGCATAAATAGGAAATACCTTAGTAGCACTATGattattaagaaaataaaacaaaaataaaaaagactaAAAATAAAATGTTGCACAAAAGTTGCCTTGTTGAGATATCTACAGTCCCCGACGAAGGCGCCAAAACCatgatgacttctcggcaagtgtaccgATAGTGTCGTAGTAATAAAAAGATCAAATCCACATGGACTGCCCTCTAACAAGACAAAATGTGTGTATTGTgtaaaaactagtaaaaatggTGGGTTTTCGAGTAACAACGCAAAAAGTAAATAAGAGTTTAACAAACTTACAAAAGTGGTCAAGGTGTGTCTAGAATCCCCTATTTCTCTATTGTTCATTTTTGTTGCCTTGTATGAATGATCTTATCACTATAACCCCACAGCGACTTTAAAAAGTCATTATAAccgatccctcacgaaataactcactaatcacTACTCAGAGCTTCCTATTCCTAGTCCACCAGCGTCAGCAAGATTAGGCGATGCACAGAAAATTAATTCCCTATGCCACTACTTGAGGTCTCCTATTCTTTTTCAACTAGCATAAGTATAACAATTACCCTAAGTCCAACA includes these proteins:
- the LOC127121420 gene encoding cyclic dof factor 1; the protein is MSEMINVSTIKLFGRTIFLTHNTDVFTNDSSQQNSTKLDDQIDMSQDKSPNKPDITVPCPRCKSMDTKFRYYNNFKAKQPRHFCRNCQRYWTSGGTARKMLVGAGRRKNKFTNFPLDVLHYSQMSNVLTFGSNSSDISSTSPDKNLNVGSYDETFDNSYQSFPPQFSWKPAMCYPNKSYYGGFSQPLLNVQSVPTQSCGPSKPTLGKHSRDGDMIIYSNSEKEKLRLNRNNKESNDTNKELVPQFLRFIDPNDVAMSSICSTIGIENGREIFKGFGSYYDDKNRVVEASSSVLKINPAALPRSIVFHVMI